The genomic window CGGATAATGGAGAAACCGCGAAGCACTTGCTGAATGGCGAGTCCTGGGACTTGCTGATGACCGATTACCAAATGCCCCTGGTCAATGGCGAAGAACTATGCCGCCATGCCCGCCAGCTTCCCGCTTGCCGCGAGCTGCCGATCATTATGTGTTCGGCCAAGGGCTTGGAACTCAATTTCGAGGATTTACGCCAGACGCTGGGAATCCAGCGGCTGCTACATAAGCCATTCAGCATGAAGGAAATCGTCAAGCTGGTGGCCACGACCCTGGCCGAAAAAACCAGCGCGCTGGCCGTGGGCTAGCTCCCGCCCGTATTGTTACCCCCCCCCCCCCCCCCCCCCCCCCCCCCAGAACAACCCCCGCGCGAGGACCCCCCCCCCCGAGGCGGGGTTGGGGGGGGAAAGGGATAAAAACCGCCCCCCCCCCGGCAGCCAAAACAATTTTTTTGTTG from Pirellulales bacterium includes these protein-coding regions:
- a CDS encoding response regulator, whose amino-acid sequence is MAQPYRILVAEDNQVLSDVLRFNLERAGYAVTVADNGETAKHLLNGESWDLLMTDYQMPLVNGEELCRHARQLPACRELPIIMCSAKGLELNFEDLRQTLGIQRLLHKPFSMKEIVKLVATTLAEKTSALAVG